Proteins from a genomic interval of Desulfurobacterium sp. TC5-1:
- a CDS encoding CoB--CoM heterodisulfide reductase iron-sulfur subunit B family protein: protein MKKYAFYPGCAPKGASIESYISAKAVMDKLGIDYTEPASFSCCGAGNVEEVKPSVALGINARNLAIAEKEDRNILTICSTCYLELRKAKKTLDENERLKEEINEILSEVGLRYEGKADIKLLHQVILDEFKEKLSSLVTDRLENLKVYPFYGCHTIRPRDITGYDDPENPSSLEELIKLLGATPVSGARRILCCGFHASFSASDIAMKLTGLNLKEAHDMDADCVITPCPLCHLNMDANQKKALNTIKSQFIMPVLHVQQLIGIAIGLSPEEVALQKNVIPALYIV, encoded by the coding sequence ATGAAAAAATACGCTTTCTACCCGGGTTGTGCCCCTAAAGGTGCATCGATAGAATCCTACATATCAGCAAAAGCAGTAATGGATAAATTAGGTATAGACTACACAGAACCTGCATCTTTCAGCTGCTGTGGTGCAGGAAACGTTGAAGAGGTAAAACCCTCAGTAGCTCTTGGAATAAACGCAAGAAATTTAGCCATAGCAGAGAAAGAGGATAGAAATATCCTTACAATATGTAGCACCTGCTACTTAGAACTTAGAAAGGCAAAGAAGACTCTTGACGAAAACGAAAGGCTTAAAGAAGAGATAAATGAAATCCTGTCAGAAGTGGGCTTAAGGTACGAAGGCAAAGCTGACATAAAGCTCCTGCACCAGGTAATTTTAGACGAGTTTAAAGAAAAACTTTCCTCTCTCGTAACAGATAGACTTGAAAATCTCAAAGTCTATCCTTTTTATGGTTGCCACACCATAAGACCAAGAGACATTACAGGTTATGACGACCCGGAAAATCCTTCATCCCTCGAAGAATTGATAAAACTTTTAGGCGCAACACCCGTATCTGGAGCTCGCAGGATTCTCTGCTGCGGGTTTCACGCTTCATTCTCAGCATCTGACATAGCCATGAAGCTGACAGGACTAAACCTTAAAGAAGCCCACGACATGGACGCCGACTGTGTAATAACACCCTGCCCTTTATGTCATCTGAACATGGATGCCAATCAGAAAAAAGCACTGAACACAATAAAAAGCCAATTTATAATGCCTGTTCTTCACGTTCAGCAGTTAATCGGGATAGCGATAGGCCTTTCTCCAGAAGAGGTGGCCCTTCAGAAAAACGTTATTCCGGCACTTTACATAGTTTAA
- a CDS encoding succinate dehydrogenase/fumarate reductase iron-sulfur subunit gives MAETKKVVFRISRFNPEFDEKPHFQDFKIEVPKGMTVLEALYFIKENIDPTLTFRGFCRSAICGSCSVKVNGHPKLACKTQVWEEVKRFKTNVLKLEPLGNMKVIRDLAVDFSEAEEKFKKVKPFLIPDPEVVPETNEEESIVYPEEMEKFDKFTDCILCGTCYSMCPAVMFVDDYAGPFQFGRIFRFAEDPRDGLKKERSKIAYAFELWKCIRCERCADICPKHIHPVEAVTRLRAMSIEKGLTLNPGARHAIAFYKSVTSTGMLNEAILPIMSKGIKGVLENMPVALSFLLKGKMPPPIVKPIEDIEGFKKVASLSAEVE, from the coding sequence ATGGCTGAAACAAAAAAGGTGGTCTTTAGAATAAGCAGGTTCAACCCTGAATTTGACGAGAAACCTCACTTTCAGGATTTTAAAATAGAAGTACCGAAAGGAATGACCGTCCTTGAAGCTCTCTATTTCATAAAAGAAAACATAGATCCTACCCTTACATTTAGAGGATTTTGCAGAAGTGCCATATGTGGCTCATGTTCGGTAAAGGTTAACGGCCATCCAAAGCTTGCGTGCAAAACGCAGGTCTGGGAAGAGGTAAAAAGGTTCAAAACCAACGTTCTTAAATTAGAACCTTTGGGAAACATGAAGGTTATCAGAGACCTGGCCGTTGACTTTTCTGAAGCTGAAGAAAAATTCAAAAAGGTTAAACCTTTCCTGATCCCTGACCCTGAAGTGGTTCCGGAAACAAACGAAGAAGAATCGATTGTCTATCCGGAAGAGATGGAAAAGTTTGATAAGTTTACAGACTGTATCCTGTGTGGCACTTGCTACTCAATGTGTCCGGCCGTAATGTTCGTTGATGATTATGCAGGTCCCTTCCAGTTTGGAAGAATTTTTAGATTTGCGGAAGACCCAAGAGACGGACTCAAAAAAGAGCGCTCAAAAATAGCTTACGCATTTGAACTGTGGAAATGTATCAGGTGTGAAAGATGTGCGGATATCTGCCCGAAGCACATTCATCCTGTAGAAGCTGTAACCCGCCTGAGAGCCATGTCCATTGAAAAAGGACTAACACTAAATCCCGGTGCAAGGCACGCCATAGCATTTTACAAAAGCGTAACATCAACAGGTATGTTGAACGAGGCCATTCTTCCGATTATGTCAAAAGGTATAAAAGGCGTTTTAGAAAATATGCCGGTGGCACTCTCTTTCCTGCTTAAAGGAAAGATGCCGCCACCAATAGTAAAACCCATAGAAGACATTGAAGGCTTTAAAAAGGTCGCTTCTCTCTCCGCGGAGGTTGAATAA
- the sdhA gene encoding succinate dehydrogenase flavoprotein subunit has product MLQLDVAIIGAGGAGLYAALSAVKKNPSLKVGVISKVFPTRSHTGAAQGGVNAALSNVAEDSPEKHTYDTIKGSDFLADQDAVELMCHIAPKIIREMEHMGLPFSRLENGKIAQRPFGGASFPRTCYAADKTGHVMLQTLYEQCIRRNVKFFNEWFVTALVHDSQKVCGLIAIDMKSGKIEVIRTKAIILATGGHARIYWKRTSNALGCTGDGTAIALRAGVPLKDMEFVQFHPTGLRRTGILVTEGARGEGGYLINKDGERFMKRYAPEKMELAPRDMVSRAIEMEIAEGRGFKDNEGNEFVYLDLRHLGKKKILERLPQIRELTIDFEGIDPVEEPIPIRPTAHYCMGGIDTDIDGKTIIEGLFAAGECACVSVHGANRLGGNSLLDIVVFGKITGELASDYAASSQLPEFPTSALKDERERIESLFEKDGKEKLATLRNELSDILTYGAGIFREESRLKEALNKVREIKERAQHLKVEDLSYTFNTNLQQTLEFLNMIELAEVTVMTALERRESRGAHYRVDYPERNDKEFLKHSIVTFENGEYKLSYKPVNITKYKPEERKY; this is encoded by the coding sequence ATGTTACAACTTGACGTTGCAATAATAGGTGCAGGCGGTGCAGGACTTTATGCCGCTCTCTCTGCTGTAAAAAAGAATCCCTCACTAAAAGTGGGCGTTATTTCAAAAGTATTCCCAACCCGTTCACATACCGGTGCAGCCCAAGGTGGCGTAAATGCGGCTCTGTCCAACGTTGCTGAAGACTCTCCGGAAAAACATACATATGACACCATAAAGGGAAGTGACTTTTTAGCTGACCAGGACGCAGTTGAACTTATGTGTCACATAGCCCCTAAGATAATAAGAGAAATGGAACACATGGGACTTCCATTCTCAAGACTCGAAAATGGAAAGATTGCCCAGCGACCATTTGGCGGTGCGTCGTTCCCGAGAACCTGTTACGCTGCTGACAAAACAGGACACGTGATGCTCCAGACTCTATATGAACAGTGTATCAGGAGAAACGTAAAATTTTTCAATGAATGGTTTGTAACCGCACTTGTTCACGACAGTCAGAAAGTTTGCGGACTCATTGCCATAGACATGAAATCTGGAAAAATAGAAGTAATAAGAACAAAGGCTATCATCCTTGCCACCGGCGGACACGCAAGAATTTACTGGAAAAGAACATCAAATGCCCTCGGATGTACAGGAGATGGAACAGCAATAGCACTCAGAGCAGGTGTCCCTCTTAAAGATATGGAATTTGTCCAGTTTCATCCTACAGGTCTTAGAAGAACAGGTATTCTTGTTACCGAAGGTGCAAGAGGTGAAGGTGGTTATCTCATAAACAAAGACGGCGAAAGATTCATGAAAAGGTACGCTCCTGAAAAGATGGAACTTGCGCCAAGGGACATGGTATCAAGAGCCATAGAAATGGAAATAGCAGAGGGAAGAGGTTTCAAAGACAACGAAGGAAACGAATTTGTCTATCTTGACCTAAGACATCTTGGTAAGAAAAAGATCCTTGAAAGACTTCCACAGATAAGAGAACTAACGATAGACTTTGAAGGTATAGACCCTGTAGAAGAACCAATTCCAATAAGACCAACTGCCCATTATTGTATGGGTGGTATTGACACCGATATAGATGGAAAAACCATCATAGAAGGTCTCTTTGCTGCAGGAGAATGCGCCTGCGTATCGGTTCACGGCGCCAACAGGCTTGGAGGAAACTCTCTGCTTGACATAGTGGTATTTGGAAAAATAACAGGCGAACTGGCTTCAGATTATGCAGCCTCATCGCAACTTCCTGAATTTCCAACCTCTGCACTAAAAGATGAAAGAGAGCGAATAGAAAGCCTCTTTGAAAAAGATGGAAAAGAGAAACTTGCAACCCTCAGAAATGAACTAAGCGATATCCTCACCTACGGTGCCGGTATATTCAGAGAAGAGAGCAGGCTTAAAGAAGCCCTCAATAAAGTAAGAGAAATTAAAGAAAGGGCACAACATCTAAAGGTTGAAGACCTCTCTTATACGTTTAACACTAACCTTCAACAAACCCTTGAATTTCTCAACATGATTGAGCTTGCAGAAGTAACAGTAATGACAGCTCTTGAAAGGAGAGAAAGTAGAGGAGCCCATTATAGAGTTGACTATCCAGAGAGGAACGACAAGGAATTTCTCAAACATTCAATAGTAACATTTGAAAACGGTGAGTATAAACTCTCATACAAACCGGTAAACATAACCAAGTACAAACCTGAAGAGAGGAAATACTGA
- a CDS encoding urea transporter — translation MKSDDRLRKFFRAFFNSYAGIFFISEPVFGAVLFLVSIINFNMGFAGFLCVLSAYLFARLLGLKETFLGLDFYIYNPLLVGLAIGYLFKLGPLTLIFLISLGILTFLMTYSLSSIFSYYFKLPVLSIPFVIGSFIVYLASLRYSNLFVTSLYPHYPEWDFHLPLFLKGFFDSMGTILFSPYTLAGIVIFLALFVYSRILSFLAFIGYVGATFVTALMTGSLEKAFTDISAFNYILIAMAVGGVFLIPSPKSYFMALIASLVAVPVVESTKTFWQHFGIPVFALPFNTVVLLMVYSLGLVGYESLTRFYRGTPEKTLDYFLTVVKRFPFWGREISLPFTGEWTVWQSFHGKWTHKGAWQYAVDFVITDEEGKTFSGDGILLSDYYAFQKPVLSPVRGRVVKTVTNLPDNPPGKADRENNLGNFVQILDERGFYVVIGHMKKDSIKVKPGDWVEKGTVLGQCGNSGYSPQPHIHIHVQLLPDIGAPTVPFSFAPFIKDEKIFIDNGVPKENDRVKPVYPDKGLYEKLNMLIDMVFMFEILENGEKKGNFQAVVKMAPDGTFYLTDGIARLYFGINNGTFYCYSFEGSNKSYLKYIFLSSPKIPLHLEKELVWKDYLPIELVEKRFIKAVFRFLASFNHNLYEVKGIYKAVSPFSFKGKIEFLNFQVDTEATIHDVVGFDRIYVGMKKREVVLRRVDDEKIFINGFNGIDGDTVSIG, via the coding sequence ATGAAAAGTGATGATAGATTGAGGAAATTTTTCCGTGCCTTTTTTAATAGTTATGCCGGCATCTTTTTCATTTCTGAACCTGTGTTTGGAGCGGTTCTCTTTCTGGTTTCTATAATTAATTTCAATATGGGATTTGCCGGATTTTTGTGTGTTCTTTCAGCCTATCTGTTTGCCAGACTTCTTGGTCTTAAAGAAACATTTTTGGGTCTTGATTTTTACATTTACAATCCTCTCCTTGTTGGTCTTGCAATAGGTTATCTGTTTAAGTTAGGTCCCCTTACGCTTATATTTTTAATAAGTCTTGGTATCCTTACATTTTTGATGACATATTCTCTATCTTCTATTTTTTCTTACTATTTTAAACTGCCTGTTTTAAGTATTCCATTTGTTATAGGGAGCTTTATCGTTTACCTTGCTTCTTTACGCTACTCCAACCTTTTCGTTACAAGTTTATATCCCCACTATCCTGAATGGGATTTTCATCTTCCGCTGTTTCTAAAAGGTTTTTTTGACTCTATGGGGACGATTCTTTTTTCTCCTTATACACTTGCAGGTATAGTGATTTTTTTAGCTCTCTTTGTTTACTCGCGGATACTTTCATTTCTGGCTTTTATAGGTTACGTCGGGGCTACTTTTGTGACAGCTCTTATGACCGGTTCTCTTGAAAAGGCATTTACGGATATTTCAGCGTTCAACTACATACTCATAGCTATGGCTGTGGGTGGTGTTTTTTTAATTCCCTCGCCTAAAAGTTACTTTATGGCTTTGATTGCTTCTCTTGTAGCTGTTCCTGTTGTTGAGTCAACGAAAACGTTCTGGCAGCATTTTGGTATTCCTGTTTTTGCCCTTCCTTTTAACACGGTTGTCCTTTTGATGGTTTATTCTCTTGGTCTCGTAGGATACGAGAGTCTAACAAGATTTTATCGAGGAACTCCTGAGAAAACACTTGATTACTTTCTCACCGTTGTTAAACGCTTTCCATTCTGGGGAAGGGAAATTTCTCTTCCTTTTACCGGTGAGTGGACTGTCTGGCAGTCCTTTCACGGTAAGTGGACCCACAAGGGTGCGTGGCAGTATGCGGTTGATTTTGTAATTACAGATGAAGAAGGAAAAACTTTTTCAGGTGATGGAATTTTACTTTCCGATTATTATGCTTTTCAGAAGCCTGTTCTTTCTCCCGTGAGGGGAAGAGTCGTGAAAACAGTTACCAACCTTCCTGATAATCCGCCGGGAAAAGCTGATAGAGAGAATAATCTGGGTAATTTTGTTCAGATATTAGATGAAAGGGGATTTTACGTTGTTATAGGTCATATGAAAAAAGACTCTATAAAGGTTAAACCCGGTGATTGGGTTGAAAAGGGGACTGTTTTAGGACAGTGCGGAAATTCCGGCTATTCTCCTCAACCTCACATCCATATTCACGTTCAGCTTTTACCGGATATAGGTGCTCCTACTGTTCCATTTAGTTTTGCTCCTTTTATTAAGGATGAAAAAATATTTATTGACAACGGAGTTCCGAAAGAGAATGATAGGGTTAAACCTGTTTACCCGGATAAAGGATTATATGAGAAATTAAATATGCTTATAGATATGGTTTTCATGTTTGAGATTTTAGAAAATGGTGAGAAAAAGGGCAATTTTCAGGCAGTTGTTAAAATGGCACCTGATGGTACCTTTTATTTAACAGATGGGATAGCCAGGCTCTACTTCGGAATTAATAACGGTACTTTCTATTGTTACAGTTTCGAAGGCAGCAATAAATCCTATTTAAAGTATATTTTTCTGTCTTCGCCCAAAATTCCTCTCCACCTTGAAAAAGAGTTAGTGTGGAAGGATTATCTGCCTATAGAGTTGGTTGAAAAAAGGTTTATTAAAGCTGTTTTTAGATTTTTGGCGTCTTTCAATCATAACCTTTATGAAGTTAAGGGGATATATAAAGCTGTTTCGCCTTTTTCTTTCAAGGGAAAGATTGAATTTCTCAATTTTCAGGTTGATACGGAAGCAACTATACACGATGTAGTAGGTTTTGATAGGATTTACGTTGGAATGAAAAAGAGGGAAGTTGTTTTAAGGAGAGTGGATGATGAAAAGATTTTTATTAACGGTTTTAACGGCATTGACGGGGATACTGTTAGTATTGGCTGA
- a CDS encoding radical SAM protein, giving the protein MKYIFGPVFSRRLGLSLGVDLVPFKVCSMDCVYCEVGKTTLKTLERKEYIPVDEVIEELKRFLSKNPPVDFVTFSGYGEPTLNSGLGKVVEFLRAEFPEIPIAVLTNSSLLFRDDVIEEIKDVNVVLPSFDAASNDVFKKINRPFTDLTVEIIKKGIRRLRKETDVDIWLETLFVRGINDSPEEINAVGEFVFEISPERWQINTVVRPPAYNIEGLSPEELERIKEIVGYPATDVIGRSSAKRKKMPVEDIKAEILELIKRRPCPVEEIADALGLLEEEVRIAVDSLVKEGKVKYVMYGEKKYLKAGS; this is encoded by the coding sequence ATGAAATATATATTTGGTCCTGTTTTCTCAAGAAGGTTGGGTCTTTCCCTTGGTGTTGATCTTGTTCCTTTTAAGGTTTGCAGTATGGATTGTGTCTATTGTGAAGTGGGAAAGACAACCCTTAAAACTTTAGAAAGGAAAGAGTACATTCCTGTTGATGAAGTGATAGAAGAACTTAAACGTTTTCTTTCTAAGAATCCGCCTGTCGATTTTGTAACATTTAGTGGGTATGGAGAACCAACACTTAATTCTGGACTTGGAAAGGTTGTGGAATTTCTAAGAGCTGAATTTCCAGAAATTCCAATTGCTGTTCTTACAAACAGTTCTCTACTTTTTAGAGACGATGTTATTGAAGAGATAAAAGATGTTAATGTTGTTCTTCCTTCCTTTGATGCAGCTTCTAATGATGTTTTCAAGAAGATTAACCGTCCCTTTACCGACTTAACGGTTGAGATTATAAAGAAGGGCATAAGGCGGTTAAGGAAAGAAACCGATGTTGATATCTGGTTAGAGACTCTTTTTGTTAGAGGGATAAATGATTCACCAGAAGAGATAAATGCCGTAGGTGAATTTGTTTTTGAGATAAGTCCTGAAAGGTGGCAGATAAATACTGTGGTCAGGCCTCCTGCCTATAACATAGAAGGGCTTTCACCAGAAGAGCTGGAAAGAATAAAAGAAATAGTGGGTTATCCTGCCACGGATGTAATAGGTAGGTCTTCTGCTAAAAGGAAAAAAATGCCTGTGGAGGATATTAAAGCAGAAATTCTGGAACTGATAAAGAGAAGGCCCTGTCCTGTCGAAGAAATTGCTGATGCTCTGGGACTTCTTGAGGAAGAAGTCAGGATTGCTGTGGATTCTTTAGTAAAGGAAGGAAAGGTTAAATATGTAATGTATGGAGAGAAGAAATATTTAAAAGCGGGAAGCTGA